TATCCACAGATTTCACCTTCACTAATAATAATAATAATATCATTATATTTTTCTTTATTTTTAATAAATAAAATAAAACAAAACAAAAAGATCTTTTTCTTTAAGATTTTATGTTTATAATTTACATGTGTTATCTTTAATTAAATATTAATATATATTAATAAAGTAATTTAAAATGGTCTAAAAAGGTTTTTATATGTTGAAATTAAAAAATTTTGATGTAATTATTATAGGTGCCGGACATGCTGGTACTGAAGCAGCTATGGCTTCAGCAAGAATGGGTTGTAAAACTCTGTTATTAACTCAAAAAATAACAGATTTAGGTGTTTTATCATGTAATCCAGCTATCGGAGGTATCGGAAAAAGTCATTTAGTAAAAGAAATAGATGCATTAGGTGGGATCATGGCAAAAGCTATTGATTATTCAGGTATTCAGTTTAGAATTTTAAATTCTACTAAAGGTCCAGCAGTTAGATCTACAAGAGCTCAAGCTGATAGAATTCTTTATCATCAAAATATTAAAAAAATATTACAAAAACAAAGTAATTTGTTAATTTTAGAAGAAGAAGTTAAAGATTTAATTATTAAAAATTATACTGTTGTAGGTATATTAACACAAAATGAAATTAATTTTTATTCAAGATCTATTGTTTTGGCGACAGGTACTTTTTTAGGTGGTAAAATACATATAGGGTTAAATAGTTATTCTGCTGGAAGAATGGGAGATAAATCTTCGATAGATTTGTCTGTTCGTTTAAGACAATTATCCTTAAAAGTTAACAGATTAAAGACTGGTACACCACCTCGAATTGATGTAAATACTATTAATTTTGATAATCTATTTGTACAATATGGAGATGTTCCTGTTCCAGTTTTTTCGTTTATGGGAGATCCGTTAGATCATCCAAAACAAATACCATGTTATCTTACATATACGAATGAAAAAACACATGAAATAATACGTAATAATTTAGATAAAAGTCCAATATATACCGGTTTTTTGAAAGGATTGGGACCACGATATTGTCCTTCTATAGAAGATAAGGTTGTACGTTTTCCGGATAGAAAATCACATCAGATTTTTTTAGAACCAGAAGGATTATCTAGTATTAAAATATATCCTAATGGAATTTCTACTAGTCTTCCTTTAAATATTCAAGAAAAAATAATAAAGTCTATTAAAGGTTTAGAAAAGTCTAAAATTATTAGTCCTGGATATGCTATTGAATACGATTTTTTTGATCCAAAAGATTTAAAACTTACTTTAGAAAGTAAGTTAATTAGTGGGCTTTTTTTTGCTGGTCAAATTAATGGAACAACTGGATATGAAGAAGCTGCTTCTCAAGGATTATTAGCTGGTTTAAACGCTGCATTAAATTCAATGAATTCTGAAGGTTGGTTCCCTAGACGTGATCAAGCATATTTAGGTGTTTTAATAGATGATCTTACTACCCAAGGTACACAAGAACCATATCGTATGTTTACTTCACGAGCTGAATACCGACTAACATTAAGAGAAGATAATGCGGATTTACGTTTAACTGATATTGGTCGTAAGATTGGATTAATAGATGATCTAAGATGGGCTCGTTATAATGAAAAATTATTGAATATTAAAACAGAAAGTAGGCGTTTGAAAGAAATAAAAATATATCCTAAATCATCTGATTCTGATTTTTTAAATAGGTTATGCAATATTAAATTAACGAAAGAAGTCAGTGCAGTCGATTTATTAAAAAGACCAGAAATTACATATAAAAGTTTAAAAAAATTAGAAATATTTAAAGAAGGAATTTCCGATTTAGAAGCTATTGAACAAATAGAAAATGAAATAAAATACGAAGGTTATATTAAAAGACAAAAAGAAGAAATTTATCGACAAATGAAAAATGAACATACTTTTTTATTATCTATTCAAGATTACAAAAAAA
The sequence above is a segment of the Buchnera aphidicola str. G002 (Myzus persicae) genome. Coding sequences within it:
- the mnmG gene encoding tRNA uridine-5-carboxymethylaminomethyl(34) synthesis enzyme MnmG, which produces MLKLKNFDVIIIGAGHAGTEAAMASARMGCKTLLLTQKITDLGVLSCNPAIGGIGKSHLVKEIDALGGIMAKAIDYSGIQFRILNSTKGPAVRSTRAQADRILYHQNIKKILQKQSNLLILEEEVKDLIIKNYTVVGILTQNEINFYSRSIVLATGTFLGGKIHIGLNSYSAGRMGDKSSIDLSVRLRQLSLKVNRLKTGTPPRIDVNTINFDNLFVQYGDVPVPVFSFMGDPLDHPKQIPCYLTYTNEKTHEIIRNNLDKSPIYTGFLKGLGPRYCPSIEDKVVRFPDRKSHQIFLEPEGLSSIKIYPNGISTSLPLNIQEKIIKSIKGLEKSKIISPGYAIEYDFFDPKDLKLTLESKLISGLFFAGQINGTTGYEEAASQGLLAGLNAALNSMNSEGWFPRRDQAYLGVLIDDLTTQGTQEPYRMFTSRAEYRLTLREDNADLRLTDIGRKIGLIDDLRWARYNEKLLNIKTESRRLKEIKIYPKSSDSDFLNRLCNIKLTKEVSAVDLLKRPEITYKSLKKLEIFKEGISDLEAIEQIENEIKYEGYIKRQKEEIYRQMKNEHTFLLSIQDYKKIKGLSNEVAVKLNTYKPLSIGQASRISGITPAAISILLVYLKKESYRNVL